In Halobacteriovorax sp. HLS, one DNA window encodes the following:
- a CDS encoding fatty acid desaturase: MNKFKKNPNYLLSYSIAHCIFFAVICLLLAAFKGFSYEVNFKSYDSLVVLLAIILCGLPSSVLHNCAHRNVGPRFTNDLIGEFLGTLMLYGYRGFTLGHMFHHKYPDNPEFDPHPPRGYSFLRFVISPVKATLIIIERAYFKFFGNNSKTRANISMQKTFFNVSIALKVLFWFLVFGLKYFLIFYLPLYVLNIFVFAHINYATHIENSEGNSEIINLKDGLYYKFVNLVSFGGYYHKNHHLRPQVFNPSKIIESDENYISYVPEIDLKTPKRSKIFELKLVNGLEQLSKKLNLE, encoded by the coding sequence ATGAATAAATTCAAAAAAAATCCAAATTATCTACTAAGTTATAGTATAGCTCATTGCATATTCTTCGCAGTGATTTGTTTATTACTAGCAGCTTTTAAGGGATTTTCTTATGAAGTTAACTTCAAGTCATATGATTCTCTTGTTGTCTTGTTGGCCATTATTCTATGTGGTCTTCCTTCTAGTGTGTTACATAACTGTGCTCATCGTAATGTTGGCCCAAGATTTACTAACGACTTAATAGGAGAGTTCTTAGGAACTCTCATGCTCTATGGCTATAGGGGCTTTACTCTTGGTCATATGTTTCACCATAAATATCCTGATAATCCTGAGTTTGATCCACATCCTCCTAGGGGCTATTCGTTTCTAAGATTTGTGATCTCTCCTGTAAAGGCAACATTAATCATTATAGAAAGAGCATACTTTAAATTCTTTGGAAATAACTCTAAAACTAGGGCCAATATTTCTATGCAAAAAACATTCTTCAACGTTTCGATTGCTTTAAAGGTTTTGTTTTGGTTTTTAGTCTTTGGGCTGAAGTACTTTCTAATTTTCTATTTACCGCTTTATGTATTAAATATATTTGTTTTTGCACATATTAACTACGCAACTCATATTGAAAATAGTGAAGGTAACTCTGAGATCATCAATCTTAAAGACGGCCTATATTATAAGTTTGTAAACTTGGTGTCTTTCGGTGGTTATTATCATAAGAATCACCATTTAAGACCACAGGTTTTTAATCCTTCAAAGATAATTGAAAGTGATGAAAATTATATTAGTTATGTTCCAGAGATTGATCTTAAGACTCCTAAAAGAAGCAAGATTTTTGAATTAAAATTAGTTAATGGTCTTGAGCAACTCTCTAAAAAGTTAAATTTAGAATAG
- a CDS encoding fatty acid desaturase: protein MNKYKKDPNYFLDYFINNIFIFSILIVALILIKNDYFSFNITGLSFLLIPVGLLLGLVVATAFHNASHGNIRPRILNTVVGELCGAIALDGMRNFRVGHMLHHIHSDDPILDPHPPHGLTFIEFIKTSKNKTISVLISKYYEYHGDTSSSRSNIEKQLICYKFSVVLKLVFWFLLLGPIGFFFFYGPTFLTYFLGFAHLNYISHGLDDKGDEVMFNHDGGVFYTFMNFMTAGGYYHKNHHKYPGLYNPKRIDLLVSNKSEKFKISDQQTT, encoded by the coding sequence ATGAATAAGTACAAGAAAGATCCAAATTACTTTTTAGACTACTTTATAAATAATATATTTATTTTCTCTATACTTATAGTAGCTTTGATTCTTATTAAAAATGATTACTTCTCTTTTAATATAACTGGACTTAGTTTTCTCCTTATTCCCGTAGGTTTACTCTTAGGTCTTGTTGTCGCAACTGCTTTTCATAATGCAAGTCATGGCAATATTAGGCCCAGAATATTAAATACCGTCGTAGGAGAGCTCTGTGGAGCAATTGCCCTTGATGGTATGAGAAATTTTCGTGTTGGTCACATGTTACATCATATACATTCAGATGACCCTATTCTTGATCCTCATCCTCCGCATGGACTAACATTTATTGAATTCATTAAGACATCCAAGAATAAAACAATCAGTGTTCTTATTTCTAAGTATTATGAATATCATGGTGATACTTCGAGTAGTAGATCTAATATTGAAAAACAGCTTATCTGTTATAAATTCTCAGTTGTACTTAAACTTGTATTTTGGTTTTTATTGCTTGGGCCTATTGGTTTTTTCTTTTTCTATGGTCCTACTTTTTTAACATACTTTCTGGGTTTTGCTCACCTTAATTATATCTCACATGGCCTTGATGATAAGGGAGACGAGGTGATGTTTAATCATGACGGAGGAGTTTTCTATACTTTTATGAACTTCATGACGGCAGGTGGCTACTATCATAAGAATCATCACAAGTATCCAGGACTTTATAATCCTAAAAGAATAGACTTATTAGTATCAAATAAAAGTGAAAAATTTAAAATCTCAGACCAACAGACAACTTAG